The sequence ATGAGTGTAAGCACAGTGTGGGAAGAAGCGCTTCAGTATATTCAAGGTAGGGTACCGAAACAGGTGTATGACACATGGTTCATACCGGTGCACCTCGATAGGATAGAAAACTCGACCGCCCATATAGGGGTCCCGAATAAGTTCTTTGGGGAGTGGTTAGATGCACACTATGCTTCTCTCCTTGCCGAGGCCGTATCAACGGCTCGGGGAGGGGGACAGACCACAGTGGCCTTCACCGTCCGTGAGAAGGCCGTTTTTCCACAAAGTGAAACATCTGCTCCTAGTAGCCTCCAACGGGCAGGAAATCAATCGAAAAGCCGCCGTGGGATCCAACTGAATCCAAAATATACATTTAAAAATTTCGTCGTCGGTGCCGGCAATCAATTTGCACACGCGGCATGTATGGCGGTTGCTGAACAACCAGGACAGACATATAACCCACTTTTTATCTACGGGGGAGTAGGACTCGGAAAAACACATCTCCTGAACGCCATAGGCAACCACGTTGCAGAGCATAGCGATCTCCGCATCGCATACTTGACCACCGAGCAGTTCACGAACGAGGTAATCAATTCCATCCGTTACGATAAAATGATGGACCTTCGGAAGCGTTATCGACACATCGATATGCTCATGATCGATGACATCCAATTCCTCGTCGGAAAGGAACGAACACAGGAAGAATTTTTTCACACCTTTAATGCGTTGTACGAGGGGCATAAACAGATCGTCCTCTCCAGTGATCGTTTTCCAAAGGACATGCCGGATATTGAGGAGCGCCTGCGATCCCGATTCGAGTGGGGACTCATCGCGGATTTACAGCCTCCCGATGTGGAAACGCGCATCGCAATCTTGAGGAAAAAATCGGAGGACGAGGGCATCAAATTGCCGGAAGATGTCATTCAGTTTCTCTCCGTTACAATGAAGAGCAATATCCGGGAGCTCGAAGGGAGTCTTGTTCGACTAGGTGCCTATGCCTCCCTCACTGGGCAAGTCATCACCCTTGAGCTCGCAAAAAACCTCCTCCGTGACCTCATCGGCGATAAGAAAAAAGTTGTCGCGATGGATGATATTCAAGAGGCTGTTTGTACGAAGTTCCACGTTAAGTTGACGGAATTGAAGTCGCGCCGCCGGAGCAAAACACTTGTGCAGCCTCGCCAGATTGCCATGTATCTTTGTCGGGAGTTGACCG is a genomic window of Candidatus Nitrospira kreftii containing:
- a CDS encoding chromosomal replication initiator protein DnaA, DNA-binding transcriptional dual regulator; translated protein: MSVSTVWEEALQYIQGRVPKQVYDTWFIPVHLDRIENSTAHIGVPNKFFGEWLDAHYASLLAEAVSTARGGGQTTVAFTVREKAVFPQSETSAPSSLQRAGNQSKSRRGIQLNPKYTFKNFVVGAGNQFAHAACMAVAEQPGQTYNPLFIYGGVGLGKTHLLNAIGNHVAEHSDLRIAYLTTEQFTNEVINSIRYDKMMDLRKRYRHIDMLMIDDIQFLVGKERTQEEFFHTFNALYEGHKQIVLSSDRFPKDMPDIEERLRSRFEWGLIADLQPPDVETRIAILRKKSEDEGIKLPEDVIQFLSVTMKSNIRELEGSLVRLGAYASLTGQVITLELAKNLLRDLIGDKKKVVAMDDIQEAVCTKFHVKLTELKSRRRSKTLVQPRQIAMYLCRELTDSSYPEIGRQFGGKDHTTIIHACRQVAKAREADAVLQTTIETLKEQILRS